The Cydia pomonella isolate Wapato2018A chromosome 9, ilCydPomo1, whole genome shotgun sequence sequence CCTCGCTGCGGTGGTtacaggtaaataaaaaaaaaagtttttaatctaTGGTTGTGGAGTGGATTATGATTGACTATAACTAAAATCCTATGACCCAATCGCGAGTTGCTATTGatactactagcgccatctgtgtTTATATCGCCGGTAGTAAAGTTTACTAAAACGTCAAAGTTAGTAGTCACTCTAGCAGATAGATGGCGCTACCATCCGATGGCCATGTGTGGAAAAGCACGTGGTGATAATTTTATTCATGTTATCATCATACCACGCCACGCCGGTCACAAATTTATAATTCCGTCGGTTGAACAATTCCACTGACTTTACTACGGCATTCGATACTGTTGACTCATTTTAGCGTACGCATACATGTgcattttttaatctttattatcGTAGATTCCTACCTAAGTTGATTAACCTTTCTCGAAGTATAGTGATAAATATGTACATGCCAAGGCGCGTATATCATTATCATTTATGAATGTTACATGCAATACATTATGAAATGTTACGTCCAGTACGCTCATTCAAATCATTTCATGAACACAATATCTTTGACCAGTAATTACATTGTCATTAGATTGTTCTTCACTAGTCTATTTACGATTAAGTATTccgtattgttttaaaatgtaacatGTACAAATGAAGCCCATTTAAAACACCAATGCTGTACTATTTTTGGCCAATATTTCAAAGATCGAATGTCAGTGTCCCTAATAATATGATTGTTTTTTTAGGCTTTTGGCACTTTGCCAATAATTTCACTCTACTTTTCCTATGCTTACCTACATAGTTGACATATATCACGTTACCCGCTGAAGTCAAAATTCTAAGAAATTAATCGTCGTTGGCGTGAAATGCCTGGGTTAATATGGCTCTTTAGGTATAATGAACGACTCGCCTTTTAGAGATATTAGGGCATCGACTCGGTGCTTCAAGATAAGTTCGCCGGCTGTTGCTTTATTCGTCAAAAATAGCTACATACCTACTGGCTACATATGATATTATAAGTAATGCGACCTCTGTGAGTTCAAGCAGTCTCTTGTTTATTACTCGTTTTCCCAAAATTTAAGGGTGtgcaatattaatttaattgcgCCGTGATTTCCACATAGCCTAATATCCCCCTTATTTTTGTAGAATGTGACTAGGTAGCTGTTTTTCCACGCCTTTGGAATGCCACTACTGTCCAGAATTTTATTATAGCAGTTAACgcttctttaaaaataaaattaaacaattcgGTTTTTAAGGAAAGTAGGTAGCGTTTCATCttcttttattatgtacctataggtATTTTTACTATAGTTCGGTTAAGTGGTTTAGTAGTTAAATCCAATTTCATTCGGGCCTAAAGAGCAAAGCGGATATTTGAAGATGTTAAAGTTAAAACTCAGATATAAAAGGAGTGTTTTTGTCTTCAATTAGCGAAGTAATATTTGGGTATCTTTTTTGCAGTCCGCCCGCTGCGTGTCATCACTAGAGCTAACATTCGCGGTGTCAGAACGTCTCGCGGACGGCCGCGTGCTGGAGCGCGAGCTGAAACCAGGCGGCCGCGATGTGCCCGTCACGGAGAGGAACAAGAAGGAATACCTCGAGCGGGTGGTGCGCTGGAGGGTCGAGCGCGGCGTGGCCGAGCAGACCGAGTGGCTCGTGCGAGGCTTCCATGAGGTGAGGCAATAATATTGTTGCAACCAGGTGGCCGCGATGTGCCAGTCACGGAACGGAACAAGAAGGAATACTTGGAGCGAGTGATGCGTTTTCAGGTGCAACGGGCTGTAGCCGAATTGAGTGGTTTGTGAGGTTTCATTTCATAAATTTCGTTTCTGAACCCGACGAGCCCTCGAAGCAGGACTCACTCCAGTcaaacttaatatgtttaactTTTCTCTACAAAATGTTCTATAAGCTAAAGTTTCACGATTGTGTAAAGCCCGCTGGGCGAGTTCGATACCTAGGTACTCTTTTATCAGAGGGATTTTACCGagactccatcatcagatcctaACGCCACGAGCTAATGACAATCGGACGCCAACTAAAAATATAGAATACTCTTccgaacaaaaaataattttcccaATCCATTGAACTATCTTCAACAAGTCGGGGACCATATTTTGATGAATGAGGGACCTTTTTTGAGATCAACTAAAAGTGATGGTTGTGGGCAGGTGGTGGACCCGCGGCTGGTGGGCGCGTTCGACGCGCGCGAGCTGGAGCTGGTGATCGCGGGCGCGCCCGAGCTGGACGTGGCGGACTGGCGCGCGCACACCGAGTACCGCGGCGGCTACCACGACGCGCACCCCGTCATCGTGTGGTTCTGGCAGGCCATCGACAGGTACGCCTCCACTCGACGACCTCTAGTGCCCGTTGTACATACCACAATCGATGTCCCTTATCggcgaacgctttaacggtcACAGATAGCATCACGATAGATCACAGGtattttttgtgtaggtattcgTAGGTGCTCAGGTGTTGGCATGTACATTCTTCACTTTCTTGATTTGATTGGTTCACAAATGTAGACATTCAAACCATTTTAAAGAACCAAAAAAATTAGTAACTGTTCCTCTAAAAAATTAACAAGAATATGATAGCGATATCTATCGGTAGTCAAAATTAAGAAGCACCCATTGAAATCACGAACTTGCTAATTTTCATATATCTTCGCTTAAATTTAACGCTTACActatattatcgatcaactgcAACGCGGATCTAGAGCGGCGACCTTGAACAAAGTGCGTGTAGCTTCCTATATATAGGCACATTATCTAATTCAATCATTCCCTGTACAAATGaacttatgtaattttttatcgCGGTCGCAATTCCGTATCGATAAAATTTAGTCGCCGGGCGACCTACATGTGGAAACTTGATAAACGAGTCGAGAAATGGCCAAagattatttgcaatttaaatGTAATCTTCAATAACTACCTAATGGTAGTTGCCGGCGCTCAAGGAAATCTAAAATGCTTCTAAAAACCCTGGTTATGATTAATAATTATCATCATTATTGCCATTtaggtatgtaaataattgtggCGTTTTCAATCAAATGGAAGCTGCCTATATGGAAATAAcgccttattgacaaccgacaataaTTACTATTTTGGTTGAAAACGACAGAACTAtgattattattaagaaaaatgaTTCTAGATGTAGGTAATTGTTCTGGATTTCAACCTTTACTAATTAAATCTGGGTAGTAACAGTACCTAAGATTCTtgccctttttttttaaaacgagcGTAGGTACAGCTTCGCCGTCAATAATAGTGGCATGTTTAAATGACCgactaacataatatgtatttgtcTCAAATCAGAAATAGCCTATTTTAAATGAGTGGTTTGTCGAGCAGGTTCACGAACGAGCAGCGGCTGCGCCTGGTGCAGTTCGTGACGGGCACGTCGTCCATCCCGTACGAGGGCTTCTCGGCGCTGCGCGGCTCCACGGGCCCGCGCCGCTTCTGCATCGAGCGCTGGGGCCGCGTGGACTCGCTGCCGCGCGCGCACACCTGCTTCAACCGCCTCGACCTGCCGCCCTACCCCACGCCGCAGCTGCTGCACGAGAAGCTGCTGCTGGCCGTCGAGGAGACCAACACCTTCGGTATCGAGTGAACGCTGTGCGAGTGCGAGATGGACTTCCGAAACGCCCCGCTAATGCTATAGAGCGATACGGGCGGCCGGTGTCAAATTTGAGATGTCCTATGAGACGATGCCCAGGTTCTAAAATGTGCAACGTTTTCATTGGGTACTTATACGAACCTATATTAACTCGTACATTTCCATGCAGTAGTATCGCTCTAAGTTAGTGTCGTAAATGAAACCGAATGTAAATAGTAGTCAATTGACAGCGGAGTAGTGCCTAGATACCCTATCCTATATGTCGAGGTTTGTACTTTATTAACGCTTGTATCGTAAGATAAGTGAAGTGTACTGTGGCTGTGAAACGGGTTCGGTCCCGTGTTTAGATATTACGCTTTCGTCactaatttataattgtatatgCTGTAACTTTCCCGATTTTGTTTTTGACAGCTCCGCTCATGGCAGCAGTCACCTTATTACCtactaaataaaagtaacagtaaaaataaactagTGTGAAAATAgaatactgaaaaaaaaatatatctgtaatatcagtttatttttaaaatatgtcaTAAATATTCCATTACACTGCGCTAGTCAGCTATTTAATACCCACATAATGCTTAGTTGTGAGTAGTAGAAGCGCCAAAATATCCTCTTGTTATGACCGGCCCCATAATAAAGTATGCTTGTTATGTTATATCATAAATTGCAAAGTTAAGCTGGGCATGAAGAAGAGGAAAACTTTgactgtttaatttttatttaaaaatgaaacgAGCTCTTTGTAAGTAACACATGTATCATGCTCAAAATTATACAGCATCATAAAAAGCAACTGTTCTTAGTAAGAAAACACCTAAAGATGTGAACAAAtgtaaataccttatttattgCTTATGTACTCATTAAATTGATGTGAgttcatgtttatttttaagtgatAGCTCTATTATGTTGAATATTTAACTACCTTTGTGTACTGTTTTATTGTGTAAATTTTAAGTCATTTGTTTTCGTGTGAAAGTGACAAAATGTGTCAATATACAATATTACTTACATAAACTAGTTTCATTTTATCATATGTCCTACTCCTACCAACATGTGGTCAGCCACAGCGCGGCCTCGCGCGACCACACGTATGGAACAATACTCGTCacatcagtgaaaaaataatggCAAGGATGTTTTGCATGCCTAGTGGAATATGATCCACAAGAAATATTTGTAGTcgagccatttccgtcagtagaaaaaagcggctaattaat is a genomic window containing:
- the LOC133521606 gene encoding E3 ubiquitin-protein ligase HECW2 isoform X6, producing MGVISKTFGVVFSLLFEQEIMSYVPAEGRAAPSPAASPAAARSTRAPAPQRRDFEAKLRAFYRKLESKGYGQGPGKLKLHIRREHLLEDAFRRIMSCGKKELQKGKLCVLWDGEEGLDYGGPSREFFFLLSRELFNPYYGLFEYSANDTYTVHVSPMSAFVDNHHEWFRFSGRVLGLALVHGYLLEAWFTRALYRALLRLSPALEDVDALDAQFAASLRWLQSARCVSSLELTFAVSERLADGRVLERELKPGGRDVPVTERNKKEYLERVVRWRVERGVAEQTEWLVRGFHEVVDPRLVGAFDARELELVIAGAPELDVADWRAHTEYRGGYHDAHPVIVWFWQAIDRFTNEQRLRLVQFVTGTSSIPYEGFSALRGSTGPRRFCIERWGRVDSLPRAHTCFNRLDLPPYPTPQLLHEKLLLAVEETNTFGIE